One window of Flavobacterium ammonificans genomic DNA carries:
- the mraY gene encoding phospho-N-acetylmuramoyl-pentapeptide-transferase translates to MLYYLFEYLDKTLNLSGTGVFQYITFRSGLAFLLSLLLSTIYGKRIINFLRNQQVGETVRELGLAGQNEKAGTPTMGGLIIIFATLVPVVLFAKLDNIYIVLLIVTTLWMGTIGFIDDYIKIFKKDKQGLKGIFKVFGQVGLGIIVGSVLYFSPAVTVLENASNSPVLKSTSVTSIVKAPVEVKSTATTIPFFKNNEFDYAEVIAWTGEGYQNWAWLIFIPVVIFIITAVSNGANLTDGIDGLAAGTSAISVFALGIFTFLSGNIIFSNYLNIMYIPNSGEMTVFISAFVGALIGFLWYNSFPASVFMGDTGSLTIGGIIAVLAIAVRKEMLIPLFCGIFLAENLSVVLQVAYFKYTKKRFGEGRRIFLMSPLHHHYQKKGYHESKIVTRFWIVAIMLSILSIVTLKLR, encoded by the coding sequence ATGCTATACTACTTATTTGAATATTTAGATAAAACTTTAAATTTATCAGGGACAGGAGTTTTCCAATACATCACCTTTAGATCAGGGTTGGCATTTTTACTTTCTTTATTGTTATCCACAATTTACGGGAAGAGAATTATTAATTTCTTACGCAATCAACAAGTAGGAGAAACGGTTCGTGAATTAGGTTTAGCTGGTCAAAATGAAAAAGCAGGAACGCCAACTATGGGGGGATTAATTATCATTTTTGCAACACTAGTTCCTGTAGTTCTCTTTGCAAAATTGGATAATATTTACATTGTCCTTTTAATAGTAACTACTCTTTGGATGGGTACAATTGGTTTTATTGATGACTATATCAAAATATTTAAAAAGGACAAACAAGGTTTAAAAGGAATTTTTAAAGTATTTGGTCAAGTAGGATTGGGTATTATTGTTGGGTCAGTTCTATACTTTAGTCCTGCAGTTACTGTTTTAGAAAACGCTTCAAACTCTCCAGTTTTAAAATCAACTTCAGTTACATCCATAGTAAAAGCCCCTGTTGAGGTAAAATCTACTGCAACTACGATCCCGTTTTTTAAGAATAACGAATTCGATTATGCAGAGGTAATTGCATGGACTGGTGAAGGCTATCAGAATTGGGCTTGGTTAATTTTCATTCCTGTAGTAATTTTTATCATTACTGCTGTATCAAATGGAGCCAATTTAACAGATGGTATAGATGGTTTAGCAGCCGGTACATCTGCTATTTCAGTATTTGCTCTAGGTATATTCACATTTTTATCTGGAAACATCATCTTTTCTAACTATTTGAATATCATGTATATTCCTAATTCAGGAGAAATGACTGTATTCATATCAGCATTTGTAGGAGCATTGATTGGGTTTCTTTGGTACAATTCTTTTCCAGCTTCAGTATTTATGGGAGATACCGGTAGTTTGACAATTGGTGGAATTATAGCAGTATTAGCTATAGCCGTAAGAAAAGAGATGCTGATTCCATTGTTTTGCGGAATTTTTCTAGCAGAAAATTTATCGGTAGTACTTCAAGTTGCTTATTTCAAGTATACAAAAAAACGTTTTGGCGAAGGGAGAAGAATTTTTCTAATGTCTCCTTTACATCATCATTATCAGAAAAAAGGATATCATGAAAGTAAGATTGTAACTCGTTTTTGGATTGTTGCTATCATGTTGTCTATTCTATCAATTGTGACATTAAAACTGAGATAG
- a CDS encoding UDP-N-acetylmuramoyl-L-alanyl-D-glutamate--2,6-diaminopimelate ligase — MSILKDIIYKVAIEAIKGSTDIVIGKIDFDSRKIEKNDLFVAIRGTISDGHDYISKAIDLGASAIMCDSFPKDIAEGVTYIQVKDTNAALAVVAANYFGNPSQKLQLVGVTGTNGKTTIASLLYQLYKKAGHKVGLLSTVKIMVDDVEYPATHTTPDSITINSYLALMVEAGVDYCFMEVSSHGVHQKRTEALHFVGGVFTNLSHDHLDYHPTFAEYRDVKKSFFDHLPKTAFALSNIDDKNGSVVLQNTVAKKCSYALKSYADYKAQILESQLSGLLLKVNGNEVWVKLIGTFNAYNLLAIYGTAIELGMESLEALRLLSELESVSGRFQYIVSAENVTAIVDYAHTPDALENVLKTINDIRTKNEQLITVVGCGGNRDKTKRPVMGGIASDLSDKAVFTSDNPRNEDAAVIISEMESGVAPHNYKRILSITDRKQAIKTACQLAQPNDIILIAGKGHETYQEINGVRHDFDDMKIVKELLEQLHK, encoded by the coding sequence GTGAGTATCCTAAAAGACATAATATACAAAGTAGCTATTGAAGCCATAAAGGGTTCGACAGACATAGTTATTGGAAAGATAGATTTTGATTCTAGAAAAATAGAAAAAAATGATCTTTTTGTAGCTATTCGTGGTACTATTTCGGATGGTCATGATTATATTTCAAAAGCTATCGACTTAGGTGCGTCAGCAATTATGTGTGATAGTTTTCCAAAAGATATAGCTGAGGGAGTTACCTATATTCAGGTAAAAGATACCAATGCAGCCTTAGCTGTTGTTGCGGCAAATTATTTTGGAAATCCTTCACAAAAACTACAATTAGTAGGGGTGACAGGTACCAATGGAAAAACTACAATTGCTTCTTTATTATATCAATTGTATAAGAAAGCGGGACATAAAGTAGGTTTGCTTTCAACGGTTAAAATCATGGTTGACGATGTGGAGTATCCAGCTACACATACTACACCTGACTCTATAACCATTAATAGTTATTTAGCTTTAATGGTTGAAGCAGGTGTTGATTATTGCTTTATGGAAGTGAGTTCACATGGAGTGCATCAAAAACGAACTGAAGCATTGCATTTTGTTGGAGGGGTATTTACTAATTTATCACACGATCATTTAGATTACCACCCCACTTTTGCAGAATACCGTGATGTAAAAAAATCATTCTTTGATCATTTACCTAAAACCGCTTTTGCACTATCTAATATCGACGACAAAAACGGTTCAGTTGTATTGCAAAATACGGTTGCCAAAAAGTGCAGTTATGCCTTAAAATCTTATGCAGATTATAAAGCGCAAATTTTAGAAAGTCAATTATCTGGACTGCTTTTGAAAGTTAATGGCAACGAAGTTTGGGTTAAGTTAATTGGAACGTTTAATGCTTACAATTTATTAGCTATTTACGGAACTGCTATTGAATTGGGAATGGAAAGTTTGGAAGCATTACGATTATTATCCGAGTTAGAAAGTGTTTCTGGTCGTTTTCAATACATTGTTTCTGCTGAAAATGTTACAGCCATTGTAGATTATGCTCACACACCTGATGCTTTAGAGAACGTATTGAAAACCATCAACGATATCAGAACAAAAAACGAACAATTGATTACAGTTGTGGGTTGCGGTGGAAACCGAGACAAAACCAAACGCCCAGTAATGGGAGGAATTGCTTCTGATTTAAGTGATAAGGCAGTATTTACCTCTGACAATCCTAGAAATGAAGATGCAGCAGTAATTATAAGCGAAATGGAATCAGGGGTAGCGCCACATAATTATAAAAGAATTCTATCAATCACAGACAGAAAGCAAGCCATTAAAACTGCCTGCCAATTGGCTCAGCCTAATGATATCATATTAATAGCTGGTAAAGGCCATGAAACCTATCAAGAAATTAATGGTGTACGTCATGATTTTGATGATATGAAAATTGTAAAAGAATTACTAGAACAACTCCATAAATAG